The Bos javanicus breed banteng chromosome 18, ARS-OSU_banteng_1.0, whole genome shotgun sequence genome has a segment encoding these proteins:
- the LOC133229519 gene encoding AFG3-like protein 1 isoform X1 translates to MSQWLVAAAGSRAVAGPLALLWRCGLGPRGGRTFGAGARALGTAQQCLQGIRFQQSAVQIRLASVSHWLCSKPPKGTSEPKDAGPGADGGKRGGKRDDFAWWKRMQKGKVPWDDKDLRSLAVLGAGVVAGFLYFYFRDPGKEITWKHFVQYYLARGLVDRLEVVNKQFVRVIPAPGTSLEKYAWFSIGSVDTFERNLETAQWELGIEPPNQTAVVYTTESDGTFLRSLVPTLLLIGIFLYAMRRGPMGAGRGGRGGGLFGIGETIAKIIKDDIGVQFADVAGCEEAKLEIMEFVNFLKNPKQYQDLGAKIPKGALLTGPPGTGKTLLAKATAGEAGVPFITVNGSEFLEMFVGVGPARVRDMFALARKNAPCILFVDEIDAIGRKRGRGHFGGQSEQENTLNQLLVEMDGFNSTTNVVVLAGTNRPDVLDPALMRPGRFDRQIYIGPPDIKGRSSIFRVHLRPLKLDESLSKDALARKLAALTPGFTGADISNVCNEAALIAARHLNPSVGEKHFEQAIERVIGGLEKKTQVLQPGEKMTVAYHEAGHAVVGWFLEHADPLLKVSIVPRGKGLGYAQCLPREQYLYTREQLFDRMCAMLGGRVAEQLFFGRVTTGAQDDLRKVTQSAYAQIVQFGMSEKLGQVSFDLPRPGEALVEKPFSEATAQLIDEEVRRLIGSAHARTLDLLTRCREQVDKVGRRLLEKEVLERADMVELLGPRPFAEKVTYEELVEGTGGLEEDTALPEGLQGWRGGPTAGEPSLAPPPGEQPLGPQEAN, encoded by the exons TGTCTCCAGGGAATCCGCTTTCAGCAGTCGGCTGTGCAGATAAGACTGGCGTCAGTTTCCCATTGGCTGTGTTCAAAACCACCCAAAG GAACTAGTGAACCAAAGGATGCTGGTCCTGGAGCGGAcggagggaagagaggaggaaagcGGGATGACTTTGCCTGGTGGAAACGAATGCAGAAG GGGAAGGTGCCCTGGGACGACAAGGATCTCCGCAGTCTGGCCGTGCTGGGGGCAGGTGTCGTTGCAGGATTTCTCTACTTCTATTTCCGAGATCCTGGGAAGGAAATCACTTGGAAGCACTTCGTGCAGTATTACCTGGCGAGAGGTCTG GTGGATCGGCTGGAAGTGGTGAATAAACAGTTCGTGCGTGTTATTCCTGCCCCTGGGACATCACTCGAG AAGTATGCATGGTTCAGCATTGGCAGTGTGGACACCTTCGAGCGCAACCTGGAGACCGCCCAATGGGAGCTAGGCATCGAGCCCCCCAACCAGACGGCCGTGGTCTACACCACCGAGAGCGATGG GACTTTCTTGCGAAGCCTGGTGCCCACCCTTCTCCTGATTGGCATCTTCCTCTATGCCATGAGGAGGGGTCCAATGGGGGCTGGGCGTGGTGGGCGAGGAGGGGGCCTCTTCGGCATTGGTGAGACAATAGCCAAGATCATCAAAGATGACATCGGTGTGCAGTTTGCAGACGTGGCTGGTTGCGAAGAAGCCAAGCTGGAGATCATGGAGTTTGTGAATTTCCTGAAGAACCCCAAACAGTACCAGGACCTTGGGGCCAAAATTCCAAAG GGAGCCCTGCTCACAGGTCCTCCCGGTACCGGCAAGACGCTTCTCGCCAAGGCAACCgcaggggaggctggtgtgcCCTTCATCACCGTGAATGGGTCTGAGTTCCTGGAGATGTTTGTTGGTGTTGGCCCAGCTCGG GTTCGTGACATGTTTGCACTGGCCCGGAAAAACGCTCCCTGTATCTTGTTTGTGGACGAGATTGATGCAATTGGCCGGAAGCGTGGCCGtgggcactttggaggccagagtGAGCAGGAGAACACCCTGAACCAGCTGCTCGTGGAGATGGACG GATTCAACTCTACCACGAACGTTGTCGTGCTGGCTGGAACCAACCGCCCTGACGTCCTTGACCCAGCTCTGATGCGGCCGGGCCGCTTCGACCGTCAGATTTACATTG ggccCCCGGACATCAAAGGCAGGTCGTCTATCTTCAGGGTCCACCTGCGTCCACTCAAGTTGGACGAGAGCCTCAGCAAGGATGCTCTGGCAAGGAAGCTTGCGGCCCTCACTCCAGGCTTCACAG GTGCTGATATTTCTAATGTTTGCAATGAAGCCGCCCTGATTGCCGCCCGCCACCTAAACCCCTCTGTCGGGGAGAAGCACTTCGAGCAGGCCATCGAGAGGGTCATTGGAG GCCTTGAGAAGAAGACACAGGTCCTGCAGCCTGGCGAGAAGATGACAGTGGCCTACCACGAGGCTGGCCATGCGGTGGTGGGCTGGTTCCTGGAACACGCAGACCCCCTGCTCAAG GTGTCCATCGTCCCCCGGGGCAAGGGGCTCGGCTATGCCCAGTGTCTGCCCAGGGAGCAGTACCTGTACACACGGGAGCAGCTCTTTGACCGCATGTGTGCCATGCTGGGCGGCCGCGTGGCTGAGCAGTTGTTCTTCGGGCGGGTCACCACGGGGGCCCAGGATGACCTGAGGAAGGTCACCCAGAGCGCCTATGCCCAG ATTGTGCAGTTCGGGATGAGCGAGAAGCTGGGCCAGGTGTCCTTCGATCTCCCGCGGCCAGGTGAGGCGCTGGTGGAGAAACCGTTCAGCGAGGCCACGGCCCAGCTCATAGACGAGGAGGTGCGGCGGCTCATTGGTTCTGCGCATGCGCGCACCCTGGACCTGCTCACGCGCTGCCGCGAGCAGGTGGACAAG GTGGGCAGGCGGCTGCTGGAGAAGGAGGTGCTGGAGCGGGCGGACATGGTGGAGCTGCTCGGGCCGCGGCCGTTCGCCGAGAAGGTCACCTACGAGGAGCTCGTGGAGGGCACCGGcggcctggaggaggacacggcccTTCCCGAGGGTCTGCAGGGCTGGCGTGGGGGTCCCACTGCAGGAGAGCCCAGCCTAGCACCTCCGCCTGGAGAGCAGCCTCTGGGACCCCAGGAAGCAAATTAA
- the LOC133229519 gene encoding AFG3-like protein 1 isoform X2 — MLVLERTEGREEESGMTLPGGNECRRGRCPGTTRISAVWPCWGQVSLQDFSTSISEILGRKSLGSTSCSITWREVDRLEVVNKQFVRVIPAPGTSLEKYAWFSIGSVDTFERNLETAQWELGIEPPNQTAVVYTTESDGTFLRSLVPTLLLIGIFLYAMRRGPMGAGRGGRGGGLFGIGETIAKIIKDDIGVQFADVAGCEEAKLEIMEFVNFLKNPKQYQDLGAKIPKGALLTGPPGTGKTLLAKATAGEAGVPFITVNGSEFLEMFVGVGPARVRDMFALARKNAPCILFVDEIDAIGRKRGRGHFGGQSEQENTLNQLLVEMDGFNSTTNVVVLAGTNRPDVLDPALMRPGRFDRQIYIGPPDIKGRSSIFRVHLRPLKLDESLSKDALARKLAALTPGFTGADISNVCNEAALIAARHLNPSVGEKHFEQAIERVIGGLEKKTQVLQPGEKMTVAYHEAGHAVVGWFLEHADPLLKVSIVPRGKGLGYAQCLPREQYLYTREQLFDRMCAMLGGRVAEQLFFGRVTTGAQDDLRKVTQSAYAQIVQFGMSEKLGQVSFDLPRPGEALVEKPFSEATAQLIDEEVRRLIGSAHARTLDLLTRCREQVDKVGRRLLEKEVLERADMVELLGPRPFAEKVTYEELVEGTGGLEEDTALPEGLQGWRGGPTAGEPSLAPPPGEQPLGPQEAN; from the exons ATGCTGGTCCTGGAGCGGAcggagggaagagaggaggaaagcGGGATGACTTTGCCTGGTGGAAACGAATGCAGAAG GGGAAGGTGCCCTGGGACGACAAGGATCTCCGCAGTCTGGCCGTGCTGGGGGCAGGTGTCGTTGCAGGATTTCTCTACTTCTATTTCCGAGATCCTGGGAAGGAAATCACTTGGAAGCACTTCGTGCAGTATTACCTGGCGAGAG GTGGATCGGCTGGAAGTGGTGAATAAACAGTTCGTGCGTGTTATTCCTGCCCCTGGGACATCACTCGAG AAGTATGCATGGTTCAGCATTGGCAGTGTGGACACCTTCGAGCGCAACCTGGAGACCGCCCAATGGGAGCTAGGCATCGAGCCCCCCAACCAGACGGCCGTGGTCTACACCACCGAGAGCGATGG GACTTTCTTGCGAAGCCTGGTGCCCACCCTTCTCCTGATTGGCATCTTCCTCTATGCCATGAGGAGGGGTCCAATGGGGGCTGGGCGTGGTGGGCGAGGAGGGGGCCTCTTCGGCATTGGTGAGACAATAGCCAAGATCATCAAAGATGACATCGGTGTGCAGTTTGCAGACGTGGCTGGTTGCGAAGAAGCCAAGCTGGAGATCATGGAGTTTGTGAATTTCCTGAAGAACCCCAAACAGTACCAGGACCTTGGGGCCAAAATTCCAAAG GGAGCCCTGCTCACAGGTCCTCCCGGTACCGGCAAGACGCTTCTCGCCAAGGCAACCgcaggggaggctggtgtgcCCTTCATCACCGTGAATGGGTCTGAGTTCCTGGAGATGTTTGTTGGTGTTGGCCCAGCTCGG GTTCGTGACATGTTTGCACTGGCCCGGAAAAACGCTCCCTGTATCTTGTTTGTGGACGAGATTGATGCAATTGGCCGGAAGCGTGGCCGtgggcactttggaggccagagtGAGCAGGAGAACACCCTGAACCAGCTGCTCGTGGAGATGGACG GATTCAACTCTACCACGAACGTTGTCGTGCTGGCTGGAACCAACCGCCCTGACGTCCTTGACCCAGCTCTGATGCGGCCGGGCCGCTTCGACCGTCAGATTTACATTG ggccCCCGGACATCAAAGGCAGGTCGTCTATCTTCAGGGTCCACCTGCGTCCACTCAAGTTGGACGAGAGCCTCAGCAAGGATGCTCTGGCAAGGAAGCTTGCGGCCCTCACTCCAGGCTTCACAG GTGCTGATATTTCTAATGTTTGCAATGAAGCCGCCCTGATTGCCGCCCGCCACCTAAACCCCTCTGTCGGGGAGAAGCACTTCGAGCAGGCCATCGAGAGGGTCATTGGAG GCCTTGAGAAGAAGACACAGGTCCTGCAGCCTGGCGAGAAGATGACAGTGGCCTACCACGAGGCTGGCCATGCGGTGGTGGGCTGGTTCCTGGAACACGCAGACCCCCTGCTCAAG GTGTCCATCGTCCCCCGGGGCAAGGGGCTCGGCTATGCCCAGTGTCTGCCCAGGGAGCAGTACCTGTACACACGGGAGCAGCTCTTTGACCGCATGTGTGCCATGCTGGGCGGCCGCGTGGCTGAGCAGTTGTTCTTCGGGCGGGTCACCACGGGGGCCCAGGATGACCTGAGGAAGGTCACCCAGAGCGCCTATGCCCAG ATTGTGCAGTTCGGGATGAGCGAGAAGCTGGGCCAGGTGTCCTTCGATCTCCCGCGGCCAGGTGAGGCGCTGGTGGAGAAACCGTTCAGCGAGGCCACGGCCCAGCTCATAGACGAGGAGGTGCGGCGGCTCATTGGTTCTGCGCATGCGCGCACCCTGGACCTGCTCACGCGCTGCCGCGAGCAGGTGGACAAG GTGGGCAGGCGGCTGCTGGAGAAGGAGGTGCTGGAGCGGGCGGACATGGTGGAGCTGCTCGGGCCGCGGCCGTTCGCCGAGAAGGTCACCTACGAGGAGCTCGTGGAGGGCACCGGcggcctggaggaggacacggcccTTCCCGAGGGTCTGCAGGGCTGGCGTGGGGGTCCCACTGCAGGAGAGCCCAGCCTAGCACCTCCGCCTGGAGAGCAGCCTCTGGGACCCCAGGAAGCAAATTAA
- the LOC133229519 gene encoding AFG3-like protein 1 isoform X3, translated as MQKGKVPWDDKDLRSLAVLGAGVVAGFLYFYFRDPGKEITWKHFVQYYLARGLVDRLEVVNKQFVRVIPAPGTSLEKYAWFSIGSVDTFERNLETAQWELGIEPPNQTAVVYTTESDGTFLRSLVPTLLLIGIFLYAMRRGPMGAGRGGRGGGLFGIGETIAKIIKDDIGVQFADVAGCEEAKLEIMEFVNFLKNPKQYQDLGAKIPKGALLTGPPGTGKTLLAKATAGEAGVPFITVNGSEFLEMFVGVGPARVRDMFALARKNAPCILFVDEIDAIGRKRGRGHFGGQSEQENTLNQLLVEMDGFNSTTNVVVLAGTNRPDVLDPALMRPGRFDRQIYIGPPDIKGRSSIFRVHLRPLKLDESLSKDALARKLAALTPGFTGADISNVCNEAALIAARHLNPSVGEKHFEQAIERVIGGLEKKTQVLQPGEKMTVAYHEAGHAVVGWFLEHADPLLKVSIVPRGKGLGYAQCLPREQYLYTREQLFDRMCAMLGGRVAEQLFFGRVTTGAQDDLRKVTQSAYAQIVQFGMSEKLGQVSFDLPRPGEALVEKPFSEATAQLIDEEVRRLIGSAHARTLDLLTRCREQVDKVGRRLLEKEVLERADMVELLGPRPFAEKVTYEELVEGTGGLEEDTALPEGLQGWRGGPTAGEPSLAPPPGEQPLGPQEAN; from the exons ATGCAGAAG GGGAAGGTGCCCTGGGACGACAAGGATCTCCGCAGTCTGGCCGTGCTGGGGGCAGGTGTCGTTGCAGGATTTCTCTACTTCTATTTCCGAGATCCTGGGAAGGAAATCACTTGGAAGCACTTCGTGCAGTATTACCTGGCGAGAGGTCTG GTGGATCGGCTGGAAGTGGTGAATAAACAGTTCGTGCGTGTTATTCCTGCCCCTGGGACATCACTCGAG AAGTATGCATGGTTCAGCATTGGCAGTGTGGACACCTTCGAGCGCAACCTGGAGACCGCCCAATGGGAGCTAGGCATCGAGCCCCCCAACCAGACGGCCGTGGTCTACACCACCGAGAGCGATGG GACTTTCTTGCGAAGCCTGGTGCCCACCCTTCTCCTGATTGGCATCTTCCTCTATGCCATGAGGAGGGGTCCAATGGGGGCTGGGCGTGGTGGGCGAGGAGGGGGCCTCTTCGGCATTGGTGAGACAATAGCCAAGATCATCAAAGATGACATCGGTGTGCAGTTTGCAGACGTGGCTGGTTGCGAAGAAGCCAAGCTGGAGATCATGGAGTTTGTGAATTTCCTGAAGAACCCCAAACAGTACCAGGACCTTGGGGCCAAAATTCCAAAG GGAGCCCTGCTCACAGGTCCTCCCGGTACCGGCAAGACGCTTCTCGCCAAGGCAACCgcaggggaggctggtgtgcCCTTCATCACCGTGAATGGGTCTGAGTTCCTGGAGATGTTTGTTGGTGTTGGCCCAGCTCGG GTTCGTGACATGTTTGCACTGGCCCGGAAAAACGCTCCCTGTATCTTGTTTGTGGACGAGATTGATGCAATTGGCCGGAAGCGTGGCCGtgggcactttggaggccagagtGAGCAGGAGAACACCCTGAACCAGCTGCTCGTGGAGATGGACG GATTCAACTCTACCACGAACGTTGTCGTGCTGGCTGGAACCAACCGCCCTGACGTCCTTGACCCAGCTCTGATGCGGCCGGGCCGCTTCGACCGTCAGATTTACATTG ggccCCCGGACATCAAAGGCAGGTCGTCTATCTTCAGGGTCCACCTGCGTCCACTCAAGTTGGACGAGAGCCTCAGCAAGGATGCTCTGGCAAGGAAGCTTGCGGCCCTCACTCCAGGCTTCACAG GTGCTGATATTTCTAATGTTTGCAATGAAGCCGCCCTGATTGCCGCCCGCCACCTAAACCCCTCTGTCGGGGAGAAGCACTTCGAGCAGGCCATCGAGAGGGTCATTGGAG GCCTTGAGAAGAAGACACAGGTCCTGCAGCCTGGCGAGAAGATGACAGTGGCCTACCACGAGGCTGGCCATGCGGTGGTGGGCTGGTTCCTGGAACACGCAGACCCCCTGCTCAAG GTGTCCATCGTCCCCCGGGGCAAGGGGCTCGGCTATGCCCAGTGTCTGCCCAGGGAGCAGTACCTGTACACACGGGAGCAGCTCTTTGACCGCATGTGTGCCATGCTGGGCGGCCGCGTGGCTGAGCAGTTGTTCTTCGGGCGGGTCACCACGGGGGCCCAGGATGACCTGAGGAAGGTCACCCAGAGCGCCTATGCCCAG ATTGTGCAGTTCGGGATGAGCGAGAAGCTGGGCCAGGTGTCCTTCGATCTCCCGCGGCCAGGTGAGGCGCTGGTGGAGAAACCGTTCAGCGAGGCCACGGCCCAGCTCATAGACGAGGAGGTGCGGCGGCTCATTGGTTCTGCGCATGCGCGCACCCTGGACCTGCTCACGCGCTGCCGCGAGCAGGTGGACAAG GTGGGCAGGCGGCTGCTGGAGAAGGAGGTGCTGGAGCGGGCGGACATGGTGGAGCTGCTCGGGCCGCGGCCGTTCGCCGAGAAGGTCACCTACGAGGAGCTCGTGGAGGGCACCGGcggcctggaggaggacacggcccTTCCCGAGGGTCTGCAGGGCTGGCGTGGGGGTCCCACTGCAGGAGAGCCCAGCCTAGCACCTCCGCCTGGAGAGCAGCCTCTGGGACCCCAGGAAGCAAATTAA
- the DBNDD1 gene encoding dysbindin domain-containing protein 1 isoform X3, giving the protein MEPSEGASPGESPAPCGGSTEMAAPGRSPQLDRGHPPHPPGWATCAEEEQDTPGLVKEVDMPQAALSAPVPVTGTSGQSPMAEEELGIPIPAPGLLQVTERRQPLSSVSSLEVHFDLLDLTELTDMSDQELAEVFADSDDENVASDSHAGLHPLPRAGCLRSPSWTRTRAEQNREKQPFGDPERQPAIVDTILTVERPKED; this is encoded by the exons ATGGAGCCCTCGGAGGGCGCCAGCCCAGGAG AGTCACCCGCCCCATGTGGAGGCTCCACAGAAATGGCAGCACCTGGCCGGAGCCCCCAGCTGGACAGAGGCCACCCTCCTCACCCACCAGGATGGGCCACGTGTGCAGAAGAGGAGCAGGACACTCCAG GCTTAGTTAAGGAGGTCGACATGCCACAGGCTGCCCTCAGTGCCCCCGTCCCTGTCACGGGGACCAGTGGCCAGTCTCCCATGGCTGAGGAGGAGTTGGGCATCCCAATACCAGCACCAGGCCTCCTGCAGGTCACGGAAAGGCGGC AGCCGCTGAGCAGCGTCTCCTCCCTGGAGGTGCACTTCGACCTACTGGACCTCACAGAGCTCACCGACATGTCTGACCAGGAGCTGGCCGAGGTCTTTGCAGACTCGGATGACGAGAACGTGGCCAGCGACTCGCATGCAG GCCTGCACCCGCTGCCCCGAGCTGGCTGTCTCCGCTCACCCTCCTGGACGCGCACTAGGGCGGAGCAGAACCGTGAGAAGCAGCCCTTTGGTGACCCTGAGCGACAGCCTGCCATTGTGGACACGATTCTTACTGTGGAGAGGCCCAAGGAGGACTAG
- the DBNDD1 gene encoding dysbindin domain-containing protein 1 isoform X1, with amino-acid sequence MAAPGRSPQLDRGHPPHPPGWATCAEEEQDTPGLVKEVDMPQAALSAPVPVTGTSGQSPMAEEELGIPIPAPGLLQVTERRQPLSSVSSLEVHFDLLDLTELTDMSDQELAEVFADSDDENVASDSHAGLHPLPRAGCLRSPSWTRTRAEQNREKQPFGDPERQPAIVDTILTVERPKED; translated from the exons ATGGCAGCACCTGGCCGGAGCCCCCAGCTGGACAGAGGCCACCCTCCTCACCCACCAGGATGGGCCACGTGTGCAGAAGAGGAGCAGGACACTCCAG GCTTAGTTAAGGAGGTCGACATGCCACAGGCTGCCCTCAGTGCCCCCGTCCCTGTCACGGGGACCAGTGGCCAGTCTCCCATGGCTGAGGAGGAGTTGGGCATCCCAATACCAGCACCAGGCCTCCTGCAGGTCACGGAAAGGCGGC AGCCGCTGAGCAGCGTCTCCTCCCTGGAGGTGCACTTCGACCTACTGGACCTCACAGAGCTCACCGACATGTCTGACCAGGAGCTGGCCGAGGTCTTTGCAGACTCGGATGACGAGAACGTGGCCAGCGACTCGCATGCAG GCCTGCACCCGCTGCCCCGAGCTGGCTGTCTCCGCTCACCCTCCTGGACGCGCACTAGGGCGGAGCAGAACCGTGAGAAGCAGCCCTTTGGTGACCCTGAGCGACAGCCTGCCATTGTGGACACGATTCTTACTGTGGAGAGGCCCAAGGAGGACTAG
- the DBNDD1 gene encoding dysbindin domain-containing protein 1 isoform X2, whose protein sequence is MEPSEGASPGGLVKEVDMPQAALSAPVPVTGTSGQSPMAEEELGIPIPAPGLLQVTERRQPLSSVSSLEVHFDLLDLTELTDMSDQELAEVFADSDDENVASDSHAGLHPLPRAGCLRSPSWTRTRAEQNREKQPFGDPERQPAIVDTILTVERPKED, encoded by the exons ATGGAGCCCTCGGAGGGCGCCAGCCCAGGAG GCTTAGTTAAGGAGGTCGACATGCCACAGGCTGCCCTCAGTGCCCCCGTCCCTGTCACGGGGACCAGTGGCCAGTCTCCCATGGCTGAGGAGGAGTTGGGCATCCCAATACCAGCACCAGGCCTCCTGCAGGTCACGGAAAGGCGGC AGCCGCTGAGCAGCGTCTCCTCCCTGGAGGTGCACTTCGACCTACTGGACCTCACAGAGCTCACCGACATGTCTGACCAGGAGCTGGCCGAGGTCTTTGCAGACTCGGATGACGAGAACGTGGCCAGCGACTCGCATGCAG GCCTGCACCCGCTGCCCCGAGCTGGCTGTCTCCGCTCACCCTCCTGGACGCGCACTAGGGCGGAGCAGAACCGTGAGAAGCAGCCCTTTGGTGACCCTGAGCGACAGCCTGCCATTGTGGACACGATTCTTACTGTGGAGAGGCCCAAGGAGGACTAG